The following proteins are encoded in a genomic region of Amblyraja radiata isolate CabotCenter1 chromosome 19, sAmbRad1.1.pri, whole genome shotgun sequence:
- the pacsin2 gene encoding protein kinase C and casein kinase substrate in neurons protein 2 isoform X2 — translation MSYDDSVMIDAPSDSFWEVGNYKRSVKRIDDGHRLCSDLMNCVHERARIEKGYAQQLTEWAKRWKQLLEKGPQYGTLEKAWISLMTEAEKVSELHLEVKSALMNEDFEKIKNWQKEAYHKQMMAGFKETKETDDGFRKAQKPWAKKLKEVEVAKKAYHAACKEEKLAISRESNNRSESNTNPEQLKKLQDKAEKSKQDVQKTKEKYEKSLDELNKCTPQYMENMEQMFEQCQHFENKRLDFFQEVLLEVKQHLDLSATSYNAIYQELEHVIKTADPQEDLKWFRCTYGPGMPMNWPQFEEWSVDLNRTLSRREKPKKTADGVILTSVSQTGEQVPQPPKSSSDEKNPNYTTEWSDDESNNPFNSNEANGDNPFEENHSAVLEVKVRALYDYEGQERDELSFKAGDELTKVEDEDEQGWCKGRLEGGQVGLYPANYVEVIQ, via the exons ATGTCGTACGATGATTCAGTCATGATTGATGCCCCCAGTGACAGCTTCTGGGAG GTTGGGAACTACAAGCGCTCCGTAAAGCGCATTGATGATGGCCACAGACTCTGTAGTGATCTAATGAATTGTGTCCATGAGCGAGCGCGTATAGAGAAGGGTTATGCACAACAACTTACAGAGTGGGCCAAGAGGTGGAAACAGCTGCTGGAGAAAG GTCCACAGTACGGGACTTTGGAAAAAGCATGGATATCACTAATGACGGAGGCTGAGAAAGTCAGTGAGCTGCATCTGGAGGTCAAGAGTGCACTGATGAATGAAGATTTTGAAAAAATCAAGAACTGGCAGAAGGAGGCCTACCACAAGCAGATGATGGCAGGCTTCAAAGAAACTAAGGAGACCGATGATGGATTCCGTAAAGCACAGAAGCCATGGGCCAAAAAATTGAAAGAG GTGGAAGTTGCCAAGAAAGCCTATCATGCAGCTTGTAAAGAGGAGAAATTAGCAATATCCAGGGAATCAAACAACCGGTCAGAATCAAACACTAATCCAGAACAACTGAAGAAACTGCAGGATAAGGCTGAAAAATCTAAACAGGATGTTCAAAAG ACAAAGGAAAAGTATGAGAAAAGTCTAGACGAATTAAATAAATGCACTCCGCAATATATGGAAAATATGGAGCAAATGTTTGAGCAATGTCAACATTTTGAAAACAAGCGGCTAGATTTTTTTCAAGAAGTCCTCTTGGAAGTTAAGCAACATCTTGACTTATCTGCCACCAG CTATAACGCAATATATCAAGAGTTGGAGCATGTTATTAAAACAGCAGATCCTCAGGAAGACCTTAAATGGTTCAGATGTACATATGGTCCAGGAATGCCTATGAACTGGCCCCAGTTTGAG GAATGGAGTGTGGACCTCAATCGCACACTGAGCAGGAGGGAAAAACCTAAAAAGACTGCCGATGGTGTGATCTTGACAAGTGTCAGTCAGACAGGCGAACAGGTACCTCAGCCTCCAAAATCCAGCAG TGATGAAAAGAACCCAAATTACACCACGGAGTGGTCAGATGATGAAAGCAATAATCCTTTCAACAGCAATGAAGCAAATGGTGATAATCCGTTTGAAGAGAATCATTCAGCAGTGTTGGAAGTGAAAGTGCGTGCATTGTACGACTATGAGGGGCAGGAACGCGACGAGCTGAGTTTCAAAGCAG GTGATGAACTGACGAAGGTGGAAGATGAAGATGAACAGGGCTGGTGCAAGGGACGACTAGAGGGTGGTCAAGTTGGCCTGTACCCTGCCAATTACGTCGAAGTCATCCAGTGA
- the pacsin2 gene encoding protein kinase C and casein kinase substrate in neurons protein 2 isoform X1, with translation MSYDDSVMIDAPSDSFWEVGNYKRSVKRIDDGHRLCSDLMNCVHERARIEKGYAQQLTEWAKRWKQLLEKGPQYGTLEKAWISLMTEAEKVSELHLEVKSALMNEDFEKIKNWQKEAYHKQMMAGFKETKETDDGFRKAQKPWAKKLKEVEVAKKAYHAACKEEKLAISRESNNRSESNTNPEQLKKLQDKAEKSKQDVQKTKEKYEKSLDELNKCTPQYMENMEQMFEQCQHFENKRLDFFQEVLLEVKQHLDLSATSYNAIYQELEHVIKTADPQEDLKWFRCTYGPGMPMNWPQFEEWSVDLNRTLSRREKPKKTADGVILTSVSQTGEQVPQPPKSSSLSVRSTTNSIRSSCNPFEEEEDGKSVDDKENTIPKNDEKNPNYTTEWSDDESNNPFNSNEANGDNPFEENHSAVLEVKVRALYDYEGQERDELSFKAGDELTKVEDEDEQGWCKGRLEGGQVGLYPANYVEVIQ, from the exons ATGTCGTACGATGATTCAGTCATGATTGATGCCCCCAGTGACAGCTTCTGGGAG GTTGGGAACTACAAGCGCTCCGTAAAGCGCATTGATGATGGCCACAGACTCTGTAGTGATCTAATGAATTGTGTCCATGAGCGAGCGCGTATAGAGAAGGGTTATGCACAACAACTTACAGAGTGGGCCAAGAGGTGGAAACAGCTGCTGGAGAAAG GTCCACAGTACGGGACTTTGGAAAAAGCATGGATATCACTAATGACGGAGGCTGAGAAAGTCAGTGAGCTGCATCTGGAGGTCAAGAGTGCACTGATGAATGAAGATTTTGAAAAAATCAAGAACTGGCAGAAGGAGGCCTACCACAAGCAGATGATGGCAGGCTTCAAAGAAACTAAGGAGACCGATGATGGATTCCGTAAAGCACAGAAGCCATGGGCCAAAAAATTGAAAGAG GTGGAAGTTGCCAAGAAAGCCTATCATGCAGCTTGTAAAGAGGAGAAATTAGCAATATCCAGGGAATCAAACAACCGGTCAGAATCAAACACTAATCCAGAACAACTGAAGAAACTGCAGGATAAGGCTGAAAAATCTAAACAGGATGTTCAAAAG ACAAAGGAAAAGTATGAGAAAAGTCTAGACGAATTAAATAAATGCACTCCGCAATATATGGAAAATATGGAGCAAATGTTTGAGCAATGTCAACATTTTGAAAACAAGCGGCTAGATTTTTTTCAAGAAGTCCTCTTGGAAGTTAAGCAACATCTTGACTTATCTGCCACCAG CTATAACGCAATATATCAAGAGTTGGAGCATGTTATTAAAACAGCAGATCCTCAGGAAGACCTTAAATGGTTCAGATGTACATATGGTCCAGGAATGCCTATGAACTGGCCCCAGTTTGAG GAATGGAGTGTGGACCTCAATCGCACACTGAGCAGGAGGGAAAAACCTAAAAAGACTGCCGATGGTGTGATCTTGACAAGTGTCAGTCAGACAGGCGAACAGGTACCTCAGCCTCCAAAATCCAGCAG TCTTAGTGTGCGGAGCACTACTAACTCGATACGTTCCAGTTGTAACCCatttgaggaggaggaggatggaaAGTCTGTGGATGACAAGGAGAACACAATACCAAAAAA TGATGAAAAGAACCCAAATTACACCACGGAGTGGTCAGATGATGAAAGCAATAATCCTTTCAACAGCAATGAAGCAAATGGTGATAATCCGTTTGAAGAGAATCATTCAGCAGTGTTGGAAGTGAAAGTGCGTGCATTGTACGACTATGAGGGGCAGGAACGCGACGAGCTGAGTTTCAAAGCAG GTGATGAACTGACGAAGGTGGAAGATGAAGATGAACAGGGCTGGTGCAAGGGACGACTAGAGGGTGGTCAAGTTGGCCTGTACCCTGCCAATTACGTCGAAGTCATCCAGTGA